A window of Natronolimnobius sp. AArcel1 contains these coding sequences:
- a CDS encoding ABC transporter permease subunit, with the protein MSNWLLKRIGQSILTVVVVFHLTFVLVRLMPSDPVQAMFTQMMAENPDNPEQARQLVELYVSINPQDPLYIQYIDYMAALLQGDLGYSMAENASVNQVLAEAVPWTIFYMSVAMAITFVTSICIGAIMAYYEGTKFDTAMTVVAVIESSTPYYVVALLLLFVFSYQLGWFPTSARYPGGADIGLNAEFVLGAFYHAALPIFSMVVTGAAASLEMRGNSISVLGSDHIRVARLRGLPPMRIALRYVMRNALLPLYTGLLLLVGFMIGGSIVLEEIFNYRGMGWYMFEGVNNRDYPLMVGGFMVICFTVVIMMFIADLTYSKIDPRAKTSGDNMEVYGSSAGVPLRTQLKRYIQRLTSSNEPRADGGTTPHALFGDDDAASVSRKDVMYRKFDRSVYAPAKIVLSDWRGLVGTVLTMSFIFMGVFGPQFTHSPTATFDSWVSPLDGNLAHPLGTSNTGIDILSLVVNGTTPVLIMVATGAIVTVSLGVAVGTAAGFRGGALDRALMTICDIVVSIPGLPLIIVIAAIIEPRHPALIGIVLSVAAWGGLGRAIRSEVLKVRSQEYVEASRAMGVGTFAIVLKDILPNIWPYVLINLANHGRNIIFSSVALYYLGFLPRSTQNWGVLLDQAESSNALYSIGQVHYILAPMLVIILFSMGLILIAQALDRISNPRIRARHAKSVDDDEPR; encoded by the coding sequence ATGAGTAATTGGCTCCTCAAGCGAATCGGGCAGAGCATCTTGACGGTTGTCGTGGTGTTCCATCTGACATTCGTCTTGGTTCGGCTCATGCCGTCGGACCCTGTTCAGGCGATGTTCACGCAGATGATGGCGGAGAATCCGGACAATCCGGAACAAGCTCGCCAGCTCGTCGAACTATATGTAAGTATCAACCCGCAAGACCCACTGTATATACAGTATATCGACTACATGGCTGCCCTCCTGCAGGGCGACCTCGGTTACTCGATGGCCGAGAACGCCTCGGTGAACCAGGTTCTCGCTGAGGCAGTCCCGTGGACGATTTTCTACATGTCCGTGGCGATGGCCATCACGTTCGTGACGAGTATCTGTATCGGTGCGATTATGGCCTACTACGAGGGAACGAAATTCGACACCGCGATGACCGTCGTCGCTGTCATCGAGAGCTCGACCCCGTACTACGTCGTTGCACTGCTGTTGTTGTTCGTCTTCTCCTACCAGCTCGGCTGGTTCCCAACGAGCGCCCGCTACCCTGGTGGAGCCGACATCGGTCTGAACGCCGAGTTCGTCCTCGGTGCGTTCTATCACGCAGCGCTTCCGATCTTCTCGATGGTCGTTACAGGGGCTGCAGCATCGCTCGAGATGCGTGGGAACTCGATCAGTGTCCTCGGCTCTGACCACATCCGAGTTGCACGCCTGCGTGGACTGCCGCCAATGCGTATCGCACTCCGATACGTCATGCGCAACGCATTGCTCCCGCTTTACACCGGCCTGTTGCTCCTCGTTGGCTTCATGATCGGTGGCTCGATCGTTCTCGAGGAGATCTTCAACTACCGCGGGATGGGGTGGTATATGTTCGAGGGGGTCAACAACCGTGACTACCCACTGATGGTTGGTGGCTTCATGGTGATCTGTTTCACCGTCGTCATCATGATGTTCATCGCTGACCTTACCTACAGCAAAATCGACCCGCGTGCGAAAACCAGCGGTGACAACATGGAAGTGTACGGCAGCTCGGCCGGTGTCCCACTTCGCACACAGCTCAAACGCTACATCCAGCGTCTCACCAGCAGCAACGAGCCTCGAGCCGACGGCGGAACGACTCCACACGCGTTGTTCGGTGACGATGATGCGGCGAGCGTGAGCCGCAAAGACGTCATGTATCGGAAGTTCGACCGCTCGGTGTACGCGCCGGCCAAGATCGTCCTGAGTGACTGGCGTGGTCTCGTCGGGACCGTGCTGACTATGTCGTTCATCTTCATGGGCGTCTTCGGTCCGCAGTTTACCCACAGTCCAACAGCAACGTTCGACTCGTGGGTCTCGCCACTGGATGGCAACCTCGCACACCCGCTTGGAACGAGTAACACCGGGATTGACATCCTGTCGCTCGTCGTCAATGGGACAACTCCGGTCCTCATCATGGTCGCAACTGGTGCGATTGTCACGGTGTCGCTCGGTGTCGCTGTCGGGACGGCAGCCGGCTTCCGTGGCGGTGCGCTCGACCGCGCGCTCATGACCATCTGTGACATCGTCGTCTCGATCCCTGGTCTGCCACTGATCATCGTCATTGCGGCGATCATTGAACCGCGCCATCCCGCACTGATCGGTATCGTCCTCTCCGTTGCCGCCTGGGGTGGCCTTGGACGGGCGATCCGGTCTGAAGTGCTGAAAGTCCGCAGTCAGGAGTACGTCGAGGCCTCCCGCGCAATGGGCGTCGGGACCTTCGCAATTGTCCTGAAGGACATCCTGCCAAACATCTGGCCATACGTCCTCATCAACCTCGCCAACCACGGACGGAACATCATCTTCTCGTCCGTCGCCCTGTACTACCTGGGCTTCCTGCCACGCAGCACCCAGAACTGGGGTGTCCTGCTCGATCAGGCAGAGTCGTCCAACGCGCTGTACTCCATAGGCCAGGTCCACTACATCCTGGCACCGATGCTGGTCATCATCCTGTTCTCGATGGGGCTGATCCTCATCGCACAGGCACTCGACCGCATCAGTAACCCACGGATCCGCGCCCGTCACGCCAAGTCCGTCGACGACGACGAACCACGATAA
- a CDS encoding glycoside hydrolase family 4 has product MSQQLDTAVTAETAIDPDDITIAYLGGGSRQWAPNLIRDLAQSDLSGEVRLYDEFYESAQRNAEFGNWVHSDADVEPTSEWSYAAVETLEEALTGADVVILSTQYNPAETFVHDLDIPKEYGIYGAVAATIGPGGIFRAMRTVPQYRKFAAAIREHCPDAWVFNYTNPVHFVTRALYDEYPEINALGLCHEVLGTRHRLAHYAREELDMDAERSDISVNVKGINHFTWVDEARCKGVDLWPVLEDLVEGEEGHQEFTWDDLADESVFVDNWQVTWELFRRFDVLPAAGDRHLVEYATSFIQNGQEGLNRWGVKRTGSDYRAKHWTPAESDQTTDVEAWLSGEKEFELEESDEVFVDILRALVGKDTYVTNINLPNVGQVSDLEEHAVVETNATVRANEVKPMAAGGFPRPVRALIQGHVDTIETVIEASREGDIDAAFEGFLIDQQIRTLQTEEARELFAELVDAQEAYLADWDLSESAVLEESDAYQG; this is encoded by the coding sequence ATGTCACAACAATTGGACACTGCAGTCACAGCGGAGACAGCAATCGATCCCGACGACATTACGATCGCCTATCTCGGCGGTGGCAGCCGCCAGTGGGCACCGAATCTGATCCGCGACCTCGCACAGTCTGATCTCAGCGGAGAGGTGCGACTCTATGACGAGTTCTACGAGAGCGCACAGCGAAACGCCGAGTTCGGCAATTGGGTCCACAGCGATGCCGACGTCGAGCCAACCTCGGAGTGGTCCTACGCAGCAGTCGAGACACTCGAGGAGGCACTCACCGGCGCGGACGTCGTCATTCTCTCGACACAGTACAATCCGGCAGAGACGTTCGTTCACGACCTCGACATTCCCAAGGAGTACGGTATCTACGGAGCCGTTGCGGCGACAATCGGTCCCGGCGGCATCTTCCGGGCAATGCGGACCGTTCCACAGTATCGGAAGTTCGCCGCTGCGATCCGCGAACACTGCCCCGACGCATGGGTGTTCAACTACACGAATCCGGTCCACTTCGTCACGCGCGCACTCTATGACGAGTATCCCGAGATCAACGCACTCGGCCTCTGTCACGAAGTGCTTGGCACCCGCCATCGCCTCGCGCACTACGCCCGCGAGGAACTCGACATGGATGCCGAGCGCTCGGACATCTCGGTCAACGTCAAGGGGATCAACCACTTCACGTGGGTCGATGAAGCCCGCTGTAAGGGCGTCGACCTCTGGCCCGTTCTCGAGGACCTGGTTGAGGGCGAGGAAGGCCACCAGGAATTCACCTGGGATGATCTCGCCGATGAAAGCGTCTTCGTGGACAACTGGCAGGTAACCTGGGAACTGTTCCGCCGATTCGACGTCTTGCCCGCCGCGGGTGATCGCCACCTCGTCGAATATGCGACCTCGTTCATCCAGAACGGCCAAGAAGGACTCAACCGCTGGGGCGTCAAACGTACCGGCAGCGACTACCGCGCCAAACACTGGACGCCCGCCGAATCCGACCAGACCACCGATGTCGAAGCCTGGCTCTCCGGTGAGAAGGAGTTCGAACTCGAGGAATCCGACGAGGTCTTCGTGGACATTCTTCGCGCGCTCGTCGGCAAAGACACCTACGTGACGAACATCAACCTCCCGAACGTCGGGCAGGTCTCCGACCTGGAGGAACACGCCGTTGTCGAGACGAACGCGACGGTTCGAGCGAACGAGGTCAAGCCGATGGCCGCTGGCGGCTTCCCACGGCCCGTTCGCGCGCTGATTCAGGGCCACGTCGATACTATCGAGACGGTCATCGAGGCCTCCCGCGAGGGCGACATCGACGCCGCATTCGAAGGCTTCCTCATCGACCAGCAGATTCGAACGCTCCAGACCGAGGAAGCGCGGGAACTGTTTGCCGAACTCGTCGACGCACAGGAAGCGTATCTCGCAGACTGGGACCTTTCGGAATCGGCCGTGCTCGAAGAATCAGACGCCTATCAGGGATAG